Proteins from a genomic interval of Sphingobacterium sp. SYP-B4668:
- a CDS encoding acyl-CoA thioesterase: protein MENTFYEGQVLWSQIDANRHLRHSAYADLCAQARSNMLKKMGLSLDEFAKMGIGPILFREELIYHREIRLDEYVHVDIELTKFNLANARFSFRHEVFKEDGIKAATVIVDGAWLDIRQRKLVNIPDEWYSYMAKVPRSVDYEESK from the coding sequence ATGGAAAATACATTTTACGAAGGCCAAGTACTATGGTCGCAAATAGATGCCAATCGTCATCTCCGTCACTCCGCCTATGCTGATTTATGCGCACAAGCAAGAAGCAACATGTTAAAAAAAATGGGACTATCGCTTGACGAATTTGCAAAGATGGGAATTGGCCCCATCTTATTTAGGGAAGAGCTCATCTATCACCGCGAAATCAGATTGGACGAATATGTTCACGTAGATATCGAGTTAACCAAATTCAACCTCGCCAATGCTAGATTCTCATTTCGCCATGAAGTATTCAAAGAAGACGGCATTAAGGCTGCCACTGTAATAGTCGATGGCGCATGGCTAGATATACGTCAACGCAAGTTGGTCAACATCCCCGATGAGTGGTATAGCTACATGGCGAAAGTACCCCGTTCAGTAGATTATG